A region of the Flavobacteriales bacterium genome:
ACCTGGTTTGGTTCTTATTTCGCGGCGAATAACATGATCGTTGGTTTTGGTATTGCCTTTTATGGTAATGTTTCTCACACGCGCCTGTTTTCCTTCTACAATCCGCATTTCGAAATCGATCGAATCATTTTCTACGCGAATTTCAACCGGTGTAACAGAGAAAAATAAAAATCCATTGTCCATGTACAAGGATGAAATATCATTGCCGTTGGCCGACATAAACAATCGTGATTCTAAAACGGATTGATTGTAGATATCTCCTTTTTTAATTCCGAGTAGAGTGTCAAGATAGCCCGTTCGGTATTGTGAATTGCCCACCCAGGTGATGTTTCGGAAATAGTATTTTTTCCCTTCGTTTACGGTTAATTTTATTCCTATATGTCCCGGGTCTATTTTATAAATAGAGTCCGAAACAATGTAGGCGTCACGGTATCCTTTATCGTTTAATTTAGCTATGACCTTGTCTTTTTCACCACGTAAATTTGACTCCACATATTTCGATACTTTCCAAAATCTCCACCAGTGTTCTTCCTTGGTATCTTTTAAAAGGCCCTTCACTTTTCTGTCACTGAGTGATTCATTTCCTTCTACCAAAATTTCTTTGATTTTAACTTTAGGACCTTTATTTACACGGATAACCAGAACCACTGCATTATTTAATTTTTGGGTATCTCTTACTTCGGTAATGTCAACCGTGGCATTAAGATGTCCCTTTTCCTTAAAATAGGCGACTACGGTATTTTTAGTAGTAGAAAGAAGATTGTCCGTTACAATTCTTCCGGCATAGAGATCAAGATTTTCTTTTACTTTCTCCCACTCACTTTTTTTGATTCCTACCGGTTTGTATCCTGCTAATCGCGGACGTTCTTTTACGCGGATATCCAGGAAAATTTTATCACCCCGAATTTGAGTTGCATCAATGGCAACATCGGAAAATAATTTTTGATCCCAGAGTTTTTTTATCGCTTTGGTAATATCATCGCCAGGCACTTTTATTTTCTGACCGCGTTCTAATTCCGATAAAAGAATGATAGCCTTTTCTTCAAAGTGAAATGCACCGGTAACGGTGATGTTCTCAATAATATATTCCTTGGGGTTTCCATAATCAATTTCGTTTCCACCCAAAGGCAATACTTGTCCGAAAGAAACAATCGGCAAAGCAATTAGTACAATTAAAAGGAATAGTTTATTCCGCATCAGATTTAAGTTGTTCACTAACCATACCGAATCGGCGTTCTCTGCGCTGGTATTCGGAAATTGCTTCAAAAAAGTTTTCTTTTTTAAAATCGGGCCAGAATGTTTTTGTAAAATAAAATTCAGTGTAGGCACACTGCCATAATAGAAAATTACTGATTCTGTTTTCACCACTGGTGCGAATTAATAATTCAGGATCAGGAATAGCCGAGGTGTTTAAATACGATGCAATGGATTGCTCACTAATGTCATCCGGATTTATTTTTCCGGACTTAACATCCTCTGCAATTTTTTTGCAAGCATTTACAATTTCCCAGCGGGAACTGTAGCTAAGTGCTAAAACTAAATTTATAGTTGAATTGTGCGAAGTTTTTCGAATCGCTTCTTTTAATGCCGAATTGCAGGAGGCCGGTAAATTTTCTATATCACCGATGGCCTGCAAGCGTACTCCATTTTCATTCAGCGTGTCAATTTCCTGAGCAATGGTATTTACCAATAAATCCATTAAGGCATCCACTTCAGCTTTGGGTCGATTCCAATTTTCAGTAGAGAACGCATATAAGGTCAGGTATTTTACCCCCAATTCTGTGGCTGCAGTTAGCGTTTCCCGAACAGATTCAACACCGCTGATGTGACCTACAATCCGTTGTTCGCCCTTTTGCTTGGCCCAACGTCCATTGCCGTCCATTATAACTGCCACATGCACAGGCACTTTACTTAAATCTATTTGGTCTTTAAAACTCATTTATGGTTGACATAAAGCGTGCAAATATCCACATTATTGTCCTTATATGGAAAAATTAAGATTAATTGGGTAAAATAGAGAGGTGGGGGATGTTTTGCCAAAAGGAAAATCAGTTTCGTTTGCTACTGAAACTATAGCATTTATTGGTTTTTCCAAGGCGTACACTGATGCTACCCCCCAGGTAAGCATACCAGTCTTTGTTATTAGGATTTCCCCGCAAGGTCCCGCTTAATGAGCGACCATCCGAAGATTGATTGGCAAAATGTGCAGAAAGGGGACCGTTTTCCCTGGCCAAATCGGTGGGATCTACATAATAGCCCGATACATCATCCAGGTAATCCGTAAAGGTTTTCCGTATTCCGTATTCTAAACCAATACAAATTCGCTTGCTGATGTTTCCCTTCATCCCAATTCCAAAGGGAATGGATAGTTGATTGAGGGAATATTCTTTTTTGCTGTTTAAACTGGAGCCTTGTCCTTCGGTCCCCAGCGACTGCAGGTCCACCCAATTGTCATTGAGTTTTCCCTGTGGATTCATGTTAAAATACATGAGCCCGGTAAAGAGATATAAAGTAGCAGATTCATCGGTGATGTTCCCCAATGAAAATTTTACAAAAGTCATTTCTACGATGGGACCAATTTCAATAATTCTGGATCTGAAACTCAGGTTGCGGGAAGCAAGATTAGGATTACTGGATAATGAATCTGCGCCACTTACCATTCCGTAGGTAGCAGAAAGTCTCCATGCAAAACGACGATTTAAATTGTTGCGAAGAAATATTCCACCAGACGCATGGAGTTGATTAAAGTGTTTATACGGATTCAAATCCCCAATATAATAACTCCCACCTCCGGTGATGCCAATTTCATACTGTGCCAAACTCGTTCCATAGGAAAGAGAAAGGAGTAAAATTGAAACCCAGATGCTGAATGTTTTTTTCATCAAAACTTCGGAAGAACAAATTTTCCTTTCAGGAAACGATAGTTAATGGAAAATATTGCGAACATGTACGAATCATTATCGCTTCGGTCACCACGTTGGTATCCGGGACGCGTAGGATCTCCACCAGAGTAGGAAAGTAAGGTGGGATCGTGTTTACTGGGGTCGGCAAAATAAGCGGCAACGGCTCCCTGATTGGCTAATATTGTTGCATTATCAAAATAAACTCCGCTTACATCATCAATATAATCCGTAAAGGTTAACCTTCCAGATACTTGAAATCCAATACTGATGTGCTTATTCATAGCATAATTCAATCCAATGCCAATCGGCAGGCAGATTCCCAATCGCTTATATTTAGCTGGTCCACCTGGTTGATTTTGACCTTCGGTTCCAAGTTGTTGAAGGGAATAGTATTTGCCGTCTACTGGATATTTAGCCCTTGGATTAAAATAAAAAGCAGCAACACCTCCGGTGATGTAGGGACTATAATAACTCCAGTTTTTTCCTTTTGCACCTCTAAGGCGGTACATGTGACCAATTTTTTCGCCAAAAGGATATACTTCTAATTGAAGTCCGAATTCAACAATCGGAGATCGGAAGGATAAATTTCTATTGTTCCGGAATGGTTCAGTGGTTAATGCATCATCACCTTTTAACCTTCCGTATAACAGATGAGACTTTGCTTTTAGTGTGGGAATAATTTTATAGGCATAATCGATTTCCACAGAGGGCCTGGTCATGGAAAATTCAAGATCCTTAATACCGTTTGTACCTATCGCATTGGCTCCACCAAGTTCTCCGAGAAAATTCGAAGCGCCTACACCGATTCTTACCTCGTGACGGTAAAATTTCCAGCTCTGTCCTTTACCGATAAAGGAAGTGCTCAATAAAATCAGTATTGCAAGTAGTCTTTTCAAGATGTATAAGCGACCCAAATATAATAAAAATGAGTAATTTAAGGAAAGGAAGAAGGTTAAGGGACTATTAGTTACGCTTATCGATCCCCCACATCAGTTTATTTCGAATTGTTCCGAAGAAATTCTGTTCACTTAACTGTATGAGCTTGATCTTAAATTCCGCTTTTGTGATGATGATTTCATCTTCACTGTCAACATTGTAGGAGCGGGAATCGAGGGTAGCTAAAAAATGCTTGGACCGGCCCTCAACTTTTAAACGGATTTCTGAGCTATCGGAAACAATTACGGGACGTACATTCAGGTTATGGGGGGCAATTGGCGTAATCACAAAATTATCTGAACCTGGAGTTACTATGGGACCTCCGCAGCTTAGCGAATACGCAGTAGAGCCCGTGGGTGTTGCTATAATCAATCCATCTGCCCAATAGGAGTTTAAAAACATATCGTCGATGTAGGTATGGATGGTAATCATTGAGCTGGAATCCTTGCGATGTAGGGTAAGTTCATTCAGCGCAAAAGCATGTTTTCCAAATACATTTTTGGTGGTATCCACATGGAGTAAAGCACGTTTTTCAATGCGGAATTCTTTTTCAAAAAGAGAGGTTATGGCCCGCTCTATATCCTCTTTGGAGATGTTTGAAAGAAAACCTAACCGCCCTGTATTTATTCCTAAAATCGGAATCCCTGAATCCTTAACAATTGAAACGCAATCCAAAATAGACCCATCGCCTCCAATGGAAATCAGGCAATCCACCTTGTTTTTTATTTCAGTATGCTTGGTAAAAAGTTTGATGTCGCTTTTTACGTTTACGCGGGGACGTAAATAGGAATTGAATGCTTCGAAGACGTATAGCTGCGTTTTTCTCTTACCCAATTCATCAAAAAGAAATTGAATAGGAGCAATAAAATTGTCGTTGAATGAACGCCCGTATATGGCAATGTTCATGTTAAATCGGTTTGATGAAGTGTAGAAAGAAGCCGTGCTCCAATTCTTTATTTAAAGAATACTCAAATCTAATAACTTTATCGTAAAAGCTAACAAAATCGAGACCTAATCCGGTGCCGTATAAAAGATTATTGGAAAGTGGATTCACAGCATAATACCGTTTATCTACCACATACCCGGCATCGATATACAGATTCAGATAAAAAGCATAATGAACTTTTGCAAAATTGGTGTTTTTAAGCATTTCAATGTCGTGCTCTTTCGGACCAAAAATCCTGTATTTAAAATTGGATTTAAAGAGACCAAAATGCTGACCATCGATAACGTAGTATTCGTATCCCCTGATGTAATTGGTATAACCTAATCCTTCCTGGAAAAAATAAGGCAAATCCTTGGTTGGAGTTGTTTTCACTTTGAATTGAGAAGCAAAAAACAGATGTTCGGCCAATTGGAAAAAATCATTCCGGGTTAGCGTCAGGTGTAAAACATTTGGACTATGAATCCCAATATTTGCGATGCCTTGTTTTACAAGATCAACCTGTGTATAATGTCCGGTTAAGGGATAACCTTTATTGTCGCGTTTATCAAATTTAAAAGTGTAATAAAGTGCCAGATATTTCATCTCGGTACTATTGTCTTGCAAATAATTATTCACCTGATGGGTGATGGTATCCAAAATCCGGGTATGGTTAAAACGCAATTCTGCATTGTTCATGGAATAGAATTTTCCCCTGAACGAAAGATTCAAACGCAAGGATAATTCATCTCTCGAATTGCCGGTTATTCCTGTATAAAAAAGTCGCTTATTATTAAACGTTCCTACGGTAATCTCATTGTTCTGAACATAACTGGCCCAAATGCCACCACCTAAATTCTGTTTTTTGGTGAGGTAGGGAATACGATATGTAGCAGCAAATTCTTTTGAATAGCCAAGCTGAATTTTTGCACCAAGATCTTCATTTCGGCCCCGGAAATTTTTCTTAAGTACTACAAGACCGTAATTGGTTCGGGAGAAATCCTTATTTAACCACCAGGTATTAAAGTTGGGATCGGCAAATTGAAAAACAGGAATGGGCCATAGGTAAAATCGTTCTTTTAAATGGACAATAATATCTGTATAAACAGAATCCACCGGATAGGAAACAATATCTACATAATTAAAAAGAAGTGTGTTTACCAGGTTCGATTTTGAACGTGATAAAACAGCATTAAAGTTGTTTTTTGAGATGGTATCTCCACTTTGAAATGTAAGTTCCCGTAGAATAATAGACTCTTGCGTTTTCCGGTTTCCAGCAATGGAAACGCGTGCAATTACGGTGTAATCGGAATTTTGCGCAAAGCTTACATCCTGTAAAAGTGCTGCTGTTATACTCAGCAAAATAAGCAGCGCTTTTGGCATTATTTACATTTTTAGATAATTCATTAAAGCGTCGTAACGGGTTTTCAGATCGTCGAAATAATCGGAGTCAACCTGAAATGCCGACTTAATGAAATAATTATAACGTTGAAACGTCTGCAGTATTCCGGAGACGTCCGTCTTATTGATTTTTAACGTAACATCTATCGTTCCGTTTTCAGGATTGTTGTTTAAAAACACAGAGAGGATTCGTGCATTATTTCCCTCTACAATTTGGGCAATTTGCGATAAGGAATAATCCTGATAATTGACTTCTAAAATCAACACGCTTCCGGGTTCTGTAATTGAAGAAACAGACCCGATTTTTTCCATCAGATTACTCATGGAAATCACGCCTAAATAGTGTTTGTCTTTATTCAAAACCGGAACAATAGAGAGGCGGTTTTCATTCATGATTTTTATCGCATCGTAAATGTGTTGACCTTCGGTTACGTGGATGTCGTCCAGTTCAAGATCTTCCAATTGTTCACCAATGGTTTTTTCCGGACTGTTCAAATCAAAAATGTCGGCGTCTGCTACCAAACCGAAATACTGACCATTATCTACCACCGGCAGATGAGCCACTTTAAATTCATCCATCCATTTCAGCGCTTTGGTTCCCGTATCGCTAAGTTTGATGGGTGGAATGTTTTCAGATATCAGGTCTTGTGTAAGCATAAAGGTCAATTATCAAATACCGTGCAAAAATTAAAACTAAATTTGCAGGGTTAATTCTACAAAAATAGGAAATCCTATGACAAAGCTGAGCGTGAATGTAAACAAGGTGGCCACCTTAAGGAATTCAAGAGGGGGCTCAATTCCAGATCCGGTTCAGGTGGCCCTCGATGCCGAGCGATTCGGAGCACAGGGAATTACTGTACATCCACGACCGGATGAACGCCATATCCGCTATGCTGATGTTCGAAATCTGGCACCATTAATTTCTACTGAATTCAACATTGAAGGAAATCCAAAAGAAAAGAAGTTTGTTGATTTGGTGTTGGATGTATGCCCTCACCAGGTGACATTAGTTCCGGATACAAGCGGACAATTAACTTCCGATCATGGGTGGAATACTGTAGTTGAACAGGAATATTTACGGGAAATAATTGGGTTGTTTAAATCAAAAGGGATTCGTACCTCCTTGTTTGTAGACCCGGAAATAGAAATGGTGGAAGCAGCATTTACAACAGGTACAGACCGCATTGAATTATATACAGAAAGTTATGCTGCTAATTATTCGAACAATCGTGTCAATGCTATTCAGGCGTATAAACTGGCTGCAATTCGTGCCAATGAATTAGGATTAGGTGTAAATGCCGGACATGATCTAAACCTGGAGAACCTTGCATTTTTTAAAGAGCAAATTCCCGGTTTATTAGAAGTTTCCATTGGGCATGCTTTAATTGCAGATGCGCTTTATTTCGGACTTCAAAAAACAATCGAATTGTATTTAGAAAAATTAAAATGAAACTACATTTCAAATCCTTCGGAGAAGGAAAGCCTGTAATTATTTTACATGGACTTTTTGGTTCTTCCGATAATTGGCAAACGCTGGCAAAAGTAATTGCAGAAAAATACAAGGTTTATCTGGTAGACCAACGAAATCATGGTCATTCTTCACATGTACCCGAAATGGATTATGGCGTAATGTGTGATGATTTGTTTGAATTGATACAAGATGAACAATTGGATCAGGTCGGTATTATTGGTCATTCCATGGGAGGAAAAACAGCCATGTATTTTGCTCAGGAGCATCCGGAATTAATACGTGATTTGATTGTGGTTGATATGGGAACAAAAAAATATCCACCCCATCACCAGGTGATTTTTGATGCCTTATTGGGAATAGATCTGGATAAAGTCACTATGCGAAAACAGGTGGAAGAACATCTTCGTTTAACGATTCACGACAATGGTGTAATTCAATTTTTATTGAAGAATTTATACTGGAGTGAAAAAGAAAAACTCGATTGGCGATTCAATTTACATGTTCTCTACAGAGAAATCGACAGAATATTAGATGCAGTTCCTCCGGGTAGAATCGATGTGCGGACTTTATTTATTCGCGGAGAAAAATCGAATTATATTTTAAATACAGACTTTCCTTCTCTTGGAGAGCAATTTCCGGGATGTGAAATAAAAACAATTATGGGCGCCGGCCATTGGGTGCATGCCGAAGCTCCAAAAGAATTTTTACACGAGGTGATGTCCTTTTTAAGTTGATTTATTTCACTTCCTTTTTGAGCATCAGATAAACCGGAAAGTGATCCGCATATCCGCCGGAATAAGTTCCGCCCGAATAGGTACGGAAGGGATAACCTTTAAAGTTTCCATTATCCTGCCTTAAAAATGGACGGTTAAACACTTTGGCCGAATGGAAAGAAAATCCGGTTTGATTTTGAATTAAAAGTGAAGAAGTAATCAAGAATTGATCAAATAAATTCCAGCTATCATTATAAGCCAGAGATCCAATTCCATTTTTATACATGGCATACATCGGATTATAAAGCTGCGTTCCTGTTGAGTCAGTTTGTTTTCCATATGCACCGATATGCTTATAAACCGAAGCATTTACCGGATCGTCATTTAAATCGCCCATATAAATCACTTTCGAAGCAGGATCTGCTTTTTGAAGTGAATCGATAATATGTCGACCAAGCTTCGCTGCCAATTCGCGTTTGGGCCGGCTCCTTTTTTCACCTCCTCTTCTGGAAGGCCAGTGCGCAACAATAAAATGCATGTTTTCTCCATCTAAAGTTCCCGATACCAATAACTGATCCCTCGACGCAAATGAAGTGTCGGTGGGGTCGCTCAGACGGTACGATTTTGCAGATGTAAGTTTAAAATATTTGGGGTTGTATAATAAAGCGACATCAACACCTCTTCGGTCGGGACCTTCAATAAGTATGGGTTTATAATTTCTGGCGCTGATTTGCGGGTTTTTTACAAGGTCGTTCAAAACGTTAATGTTTTCTATTTCGGCAAGACCAATAACGGCAGGCCCATCCGGATTAACATCTGTCCCTATTTGAGAAATAACTTCCCCAAGCCGATCGATTTTCTTCCAGTAGCGTTCGCTTGTCCAACGGTTGAGTCCATTCGGAAGAAACTCCTCGTCATTTTTAGTGGGTTCATTAATGGTATCGTAAAAGTTTTCTACGTTCCAAAAGGCCACCACGGCGGAATAGTATTTTTTTTGTGCAGATTGAGCAAAAAGACTCAGTCCTGTTAAAGAAAAAAACAGGAGCGCTTTAAATTTTAACATCATAGTATACCAGTGTTGGAGCAAAAATAAGCTTTTGAATCCTTAGTAGGGATCCGATATGGAATTTCTTAACAAAAGCCATGCAATTTTATTCACAGTCCTTCACCGAGTTATCAAATTGTTACCTTTGCCTCAATCTGTTTTTAGGATTAAAAAAAATCGTCCATCTTTGGACTCTCAAAAACTACTTGCCTGATGATTGCGACCTATCGCCATTCGTTATTATTGTCATTATTTTTTCTGACATCAGTAATTGGATTTGCACAAGACGATACTACAAAATTAATACAGCCCGACACCTTATTAGAACAGGGTTCCCGTTTACCTATTTTCACCACCACCGCCGGCGACAATGACGACCAGCAAGAATCGCAGGATATTTCAGGTTTATTACAATCCTCCCGCGATGTTTTTTCTTCAGTTGCCGGATTTAATTTCGGAAATGCTCGCTTTCGTATTCGTGGATTAGGTTCAGATCATTCAACTGTTTTTATTAACAACATCCGTGTAAATGACATGGAAACCGGTTGGGCTTCATGGAGCAACTGGGGAGGATTAAATGACGTTACACGATGGATGGAAGTCCGCACCGGAAATTCAGGTTCACGTTTCGGATTTACAGGTATTGGTGGTTATTCCAATATTGATGCACGTGCTTCCAGCTACCGCAAAGGAAACCGTATTTCTTATGCCTATTCTAACCGTACCTATGCTCACCGTGTGATGGCAACCGGTTCAACCGGAATGATGGCTAACGGTGTTGCAGTAACAGCCTCTGTATCCCGTCGTTTTTCGAATGAAGGTTATATTGAAGGAACGTTTTTCGATTCGTGGAGTTATTTTCTTTCTGTCGATAAGAAATTGAGTGATAAACATACGCTTTCATTTATCGGATTCGGTGCTCCTATTCGTCAGGGTCGCCAGGGAATAGCCACGCAGGAAGCAATGGATCTTGCCGGTTCAAATTATTACAATCCATTTTGGGGTTATCAAAATGGTGAAAAACGAAATAGCCGCGTAAGTCATAGTCACGAACCTATGATGATTTTAAGTGATGTATTTACTATTTCATCCAAAACTCAATTGACCACAGGCGTATTTATTTCGCCGGGGAAATCCGGTCAAACAAGTTTAAACTGGTACGACGCAAAAGACCCTCGTCCGGATTATTATAAATACTTACCAAGCTACTACGATCCTGAATATCCTTCATTGGTACCGCAAATCACGGCCAACTGGCAAAATGATGTAAATACACGTCAGGTCAATTGGGATCAACTATATTTTGCAAATTCTAAAAATCTTTACACCGTTAATAATGCCGATGGTATAGCAGGTAATACGGTTTCCGGAAATCGCGCAAAATATATTGTAGAAGATCAGCGTAACGATGTTACACTAATGGGTGTAAATGCATTATTGCAACACAAATTGAATGAACGTGTACATATTACTGCAGGCATTAACCACACACGACATAAAAGTCATTATTACAAAGTGATTGACGATCTGCTCGGTGCTGATTTTTGGTTGGATTTAAATCGTTTTGCAGTAGAAAACGCCATTGATCAGTCGGAGTCGCAATCCAATCTTGGTAATACTAACAATGTTGTTTATAAGAA
Encoded here:
- a CDS encoding pyridoxine 5'-phosphate synthase translates to MTKLSVNVNKVATLRNSRGGSIPDPVQVALDAERFGAQGITVHPRPDERHIRYADVRNLAPLISTEFNIEGNPKEKKFVDLVLDVCPHQVTLVPDTSGQLTSDHGWNTVVEQEYLREIIGLFKSKGIRTSLFVDPEIEMVEAAFTTGTDRIELYTESYAANYSNNRVNAIQAYKLAAIRANELGLGVNAGHDLNLENLAFFKEQIPGLLEVSIGHALIADALYFGLQKTIELYLEKLK
- a CDS encoding isoprenyl transferase; the protein is MSFKDQIDLSKVPVHVAVIMDGNGRWAKQKGEQRIVGHISGVESVRETLTAATELGVKYLTLYAFSTENWNRPKAEVDALMDLLVNTIAQEIDTLNENGVRLQAIGDIENLPASCNSALKEAIRKTSHNSTINLVLALSYSSRWEIVNACKKIAEDVKSGKINPDDISEQSIASYLNTSAIPDPELLIRTSGENRISNFLLWQCAYTEFYFTKTFWPDFKKENFFEAISEYQRRERRFGMVSEQLKSDAE
- a CDS encoding endonuclease/exonuclease/phosphatase family protein; the protein is MMLKFKALLFFSLTGLSLFAQSAQKKYYSAVVAFWNVENFYDTINEPTKNDEEFLPNGLNRWTSERYWKKIDRLGEVISQIGTDVNPDGPAVIGLAEIENINVLNDLVKNPQISARNYKPILIEGPDRRGVDVALLYNPKYFKLTSAKSYRLSDPTDTSFASRDQLLVSGTLDGENMHFIVAHWPSRRGGEKRSRPKRELAAKLGRHIIDSLQKADPASKVIYMGDLNDDPVNASVYKHIGAYGKQTDSTGTQLYNPMYAMYKNGIGSLAYNDSWNLFDQFLITSSLLIQNQTGFSFHSAKVFNRPFLRQDNGNFKGYPFRTYSGGTYSGGYADHFPVYLMLKKEVK
- a CDS encoding CBS domain-containing protein encodes the protein MLTQDLISENIPPIKLSDTGTKALKWMDEFKVAHLPVVDNGQYFGLVADADIFDLNSPEKTIGEQLEDLELDDIHVTEGQHIYDAIKIMNENRLSIVPVLNKDKHYLGVISMSNLMEKIGSVSSITEPGSVLILEVNYQDYSLSQIAQIVEGNNARILSVFLNNNPENGTIDVTLKINKTDVSGILQTFQRYNYFIKSAFQVDSDYFDDLKTRYDALMNYLKM
- a CDS encoding TonB-dependent receptor plug domain-containing protein; this translates as MIATYRHSLLLSLFFLTSVIGFAQDDTTKLIQPDTLLEQGSRLPIFTTTAGDNDDQQESQDISGLLQSSRDVFSSVAGFNFGNARFRIRGLGSDHSTVFINNIRVNDMETGWASWSNWGGLNDVTRWMEVRTGNSGSRFGFTGIGGYSNIDARASSYRKGNRISYAYSNRTYAHRVMATGSTGMMANGVAVTASVSRRFSNEGYIEGTFFDSWSYFLSVDKKLSDKHTLSFIGFGAPIRQGRQGIATQEAMDLAGSNYYNPFWGYQNGEKRNSRVSHSHEPMMILSDVFTISSKTQLTTGVFISPGKSGQTSLNWYDAKDPRPDYYKYLPSYYDPEYPSLVPQITANWQNDVNTRQVNWDQLYFANSKNLYTVNNADGIAGNTVSGNRAKYIVEDQRNDVTLMGVNALLQHKLNERVHITAGINHTRHKSHYYKVIDDLLGADFWLDLNRFAVENAIDQSESQSNLGNTNNVVYKNEIFGYDYNLYINKTDAFGQAEFSGKKIDGYVSLDLSNTTMWRDGLMQNGMFPDNSLGKSEVFNFFNYGIKGGAVYKISGRHYITANLAHYTRAPLARNIFLSPRTRNQTVEDPQSEKIYSGDIGYEVRFPKFKGRVTGFYNLVNNQTWLRTFYHEDYNSFVNYSMTGCNQTMTGLELGLQYNVTPTVQLTGVVAHGQYLWTNRPLATVTADNQSQLIASDKTVYLKNYHIGGMPETAASFGAKYTGVKNWFVGFNFNYFANIWMEVNPDRRTAEAVEGLVVTDPQWGELVDQTKLDNNYTLDAYAGKSWRVKNYFININLNVNNVLNNQNFIIGGMEQLRYDTRDVSKFPNKYSYHLGTTFFAMASIRF
- a CDS encoding alpha/beta fold hydrolase; this translates as MKLHFKSFGEGKPVIILHGLFGSSDNWQTLAKVIAEKYKVYLVDQRNHGHSSHVPEMDYGVMCDDLFELIQDEQLDQVGIIGHSMGGKTAMYFAQEHPELIRDLIVVDMGTKKYPPHHQVIFDALLGIDLDKVTMRKQVEEHLRLTIHDNGVIQFLLKNLYWSEKEKLDWRFNLHVLYREIDRILDAVPPGRIDVRTLFIRGEKSNYILNTDFPSLGEQFPGCEIKTIMGAGHWVHAEAPKEFLHEVMSFLS
- a CDS encoding NAD kinase, with product MNIAIYGRSFNDNFIAPIQFLFDELGKRKTQLYVFEAFNSYLRPRVNVKSDIKLFTKHTEIKNKVDCLISIGGDGSILDCVSIVKDSGIPILGINTGRLGFLSNISKEDIERAITSLFEKEFRIEKRALLHVDTTKNVFGKHAFALNELTLHRKDSSSMITIHTYIDDMFLNSYWADGLIIATPTGSTAYSLSCGGPIVTPGSDNFVITPIAPHNLNVRPVIVSDSSEIRLKVEGRSKHFLATLDSRSYNVDSEDEIIITKAEFKIKLIQLSEQNFFGTIRNKLMWGIDKRN